A genomic segment from Glycine soja cultivar W05 chromosome 18, ASM419377v2, whole genome shotgun sequence encodes:
- the LOC114394418 gene encoding ranBP2-type zinc finger protein At1g67325-like — translation MSRVDNRNSSATKRARTDGSRREDDWTCPSCGNVNFSFRTTCNMRNCTQPRPADHNSKSAAKPLQAPQGYSSSAPYLGSNTPSSIYLGVPPYGSSLFNGSSVPPYDVPFSGGSAYHYNYGSRLSAGSPYRPLHLSGPTPYTGGPVMGNGGIYGMPQLLDRYGLGVPIGPGTMGARPGFFHDDKSQKKDATRDNDWTCPKCGNVNFSFRTICNMRKCNTPKPGSQASKSDKNSKQKMPEGSWKCEKCNNINYPFRTKCNRQNCGADKPAESEKSPSPAADQNDQ, via the exons ATGTCTCGG GTTGATAACAGAAATTCCTCAGCCACCAAGCGTGCTAGGACTGATG GTAGTCGTAGGGAAGATGATTGGACATGCCCCAGCTGTGGTAATGTTAATTTCTCTTTCAGGACAACTTGTAACATGCGTAATTGCACTCAACCAAGGCCGGCTGATCATAATTCT AAATCTGCTGCCAAGCCTCTACAAGCTCCACAGGGTTATTCATCCTCAGCTCCTTACTTAGGTTCTAATACCCCCTCTTCAATATATCTTGGTGTGCCACCATATGGGTCTTCTCTGTTCAATGGATCATCTGTTCCTCCCTATGATGTTCCATTTTCTGGAGGATCAGCATATCACTACAACTATGGTAGTCGCCTTTCTGCTGGGAGTCCTTATAGACCGTTGCATTTATCTGGACCAACACCCTACACTGGTGGACCAGTGATGGGAAATG GTGGGATATATGGAATGCCCCAACTGTTGGATCGATATGGCCTGGGCGTGCCTATTGGACCTGGGACAATG GGTGCTAGGCCAGGATTTTTCCATGATGACAAGTCACAGAAAAAAG ATGCAACACGTGACAATGACTGGACATGTCCAAAATGTGGCAATGTCAATTTTTCATTCAGAACTATCTGCAACATGAGAAAGTGCAACACACCCAAACCTGGATCCCAG GCCTCAAAGTCGGACAAAAATTCTA AGCAAAAGATGCCTGAGGGAAGCTGGAAGTGCGAAAAGTGTAACAACATAAACTATCCTTTCAGAACCAAGTGCAACAGACAGAATTGTGGTGCTGACAAGCCAGCCGAGTCTGAAAAATCTCCTTCACCAGCTGCAGATCAAAATGATCAG TGA
- the LOC114394478 gene encoding non-specific lipid transfer protein GPI-anchored 1-like, whose protein sequence is MKRVEFMGLGLLVVVMMGCCGSATAADDLATKCSAVIQKVIPCLNFATGKEEMPKKECCDAATAIKESNPECLCYIIQETHKGSPQVKSLGIQEAKLLQLPSVCNVKNASITNCPKLLGLSPSSPDAAIFTSNSSKTTPSAPTTTNSQTTTPQSQNASHGSMVQPSSTVTYVMVMALAIVLVAVPTETVSIYT, encoded by the exons ATGAAGAGAGTGGAGTTTATGGGGCTGGGGCTGTTAGTGGTGGTGATGATGGGATGTTGTGGGTCTGCGACTGCTGCGGATGACTTGGCAACCAAGTGTTCGGCGGTGATTCAGAAGGTAATACCGTGTCTGAACTTCGCGACGGGGAAGGAAGAAATGCCCAAAAAGGAATGTTGCGACGCCGCCACGGCCATAAAGGAGAGCAACCCAGAGTGCTTGTGCTACATCATTCAAGAGACCCACAAGGGTAGCCCACAGGTCAAAAGCTTGGGCATTCAAGAGGCCAAGCTGCTTCAGCTCCCTTCTGTTTGCAACGTCAAAAACGCCAGCATCACCAACTGTCCTA AGCTTTTGGGTCTATCTCCAAGTTCCCCCGATGCTGCTATCTTCACATCAAATTCTTCGAAGACAACACCTTCAGCACCTACAACAACAAACTCGCAAACCACGACCCCGCAGAGCCAAAACGCTTCTCATGGAAGCATGGTTCAACCTAGTAGTACCGTTACCTATGTGATGGTGATGGCTTTGGCCATTGTTCTGGTTGCAGTTCCAACCGAAACTGTGAGCATTTATACATGA
- the LOC114395642 gene encoding probable methyltransferase At1g27930, with product MFHNTTRTYIINTISHLTLSHTCNNTKVTRSFKKQMMKNRYPLPERRWFVAMAVVGLIATAMFLTNAIRTSETSYLCPGALGIRSKTRTEFSYDASPIQLRAILHYATSRVVPQQSVSEIKISLDVIKSLGRPINFLVFGLGHDSLMWASFNPGGTTVFLEEDPKWVHSILKDAPGLRAHTVRYRTQLRDAKGLLTSYRSEPSCSPTKAYLRGNEACKLALENLPDEVYETEWDLIMIDAPKGYFAEAPGRMAAVFSAAVMARNRKGSGVTHVFLHDVDRKVEKVYAEEFLCRKNLVKGVGRLWHFQIPPSNDTHASRFC from the coding sequence ATGTTCCATAACACAACACGCACATACATAATTAACACCATATCTCACCTCACCTTATCACACACATGCAACAACACAAAGGTAACAAGGAGctttaaaaaacaaatgatgAAGAACCGTTATCCGTTGCCGGAGAGACGGTGGTTCGTGGCTATGGCCGTCGTGGGCTTGATCGCCACGGCGATGTTCCTCACCAACGCGATCCGAACCTCGGAAACCTCGTACTTGTGCCCGGGCGCGCTCGGGATCCGAAGCAAAACCCGAACCGAATTCAGCTACGACGCGTCACCGATCCAGCTCCGCGCGATTCTCCACTACGCGACCTCGCGCGTGGTTCCGCAACAATCGGTGTCGGAGATCAAGATCAGTTTGGACGTGATTAAATCACTGGGCCGGCCCATTAACTTCCTCGTCTTCGGGCTGGGCCACGACTCCCTCATGTGGGCCTCATTCAACCCGGGCGGCACCACTGTGTTCCTCGAGGAGGACCCGAAGTGGGTCCACTCGATCCTTAAAGACGCGCCGGGCCTGCGGGCCCATACTGTGCGTTACCGCACGCAGCTACGCGACGCGAAGGGGCTTCTCACCTCGTACCGCTCCGAACCTTCGTGTTCTCCCACGAAGGCGTACCTGCGAGGCAACGAAGCGTGCAAGCTGGCGCTGGAGAATCTTCCCGACGAGGTTTACGAGACCGAGTGGGACTTGATAATGATTGACGCGCCGAAGGGGTATTTCGCGGAGGCGCCGGGGAGGATGGCGGCGGTGTTCTCCGCCGCGGTGATGGCGAGGAACAGGAAGGGATCGGGTGTGACGCACGTGTTTTTGCATGACGTGGATCGGAAGGTGGAGAAGGTGTACGCGGAGGAGTTTCTTTGTAGGAAGAACTTGGTCAAGGGTGTTGGAAGGCTTTGGCACTTCCAGATACCTCCTTCTAACGACACACATGCTTCTCGTTTCTGCTAG
- the LOC114395111 gene encoding uncharacterized protein LOC114395111 has product MACRSMLRSSILVEPFQLQPLHFSNRPVRAYPFRRGKGLTLRCSSNETPSFQDDQGPPQEAVLKAISEVSKAEGRVGQTTNMVIGGTVSDDSSNEWLTLDQKVNSYPTVRGFTAIGTGGEDFVQAMVVAVESVIQQPIPQGRVKQKLSARGKYVSVNIGPVQVVSSEQVQAVYNAMRRDDRMKYFL; this is encoded by the exons ATGGCGTGCAGGAGCATGCTTCGTTCATCGATTCTGGTGGAACCCTTCCAATTGCAACCTCTTCATTTTAGTAACAGACCCGTTAGGGCTTATCCGTTTCGCCGTGGCAAAGGACTAACCCTCCGTTGCTCCAGCAACGAGACGCCGTCGTTTCAGGACGATCAGGGTCCACCTCAAGAGGCCGTGTTGAAGGCCATTTCCG AGGTGTCTAAGGCAGAAGGGAGGGTTGGGCAAACAACAAACATGGTTATTGGAGGCACCGTGTCGGATGATTCTTCTAATGAATGGCTTACTTTGGACCAGAAG GTGAACTCATACCCAACTGTTCGGGGATTCACTGCAATAGGAACTGGAGGGGAGGACTTCGTTCAAGCCATGGTTGTTGCTGTGGAATCCGTAATCCAGCAGCCCATTCCTCAG ggacgtgtgaagcagaAGTTATCAGCAAGGGGCAAATATGTATCTGTAAACATTGGCCCTGTCCAAGTTGTATCCAGTGAACAG GTCCAAGCTGTATATAATGCCATGAGGAGGGATGACAggatgaaatattttttgtag
- the LOC114396160 gene encoding probable inactive patatin-like protein 9: PSVTPGLFTPFHFSSVNGKTSCVVVDSGLVTNNPATAAVTHVLHSKRDFPSVNGVEDLSVLSIGNGAQAKRMNNTGECSTSTVVDIALDDVFEIVDQMLENTFCWNCTNYVKIQDEEILHAVHRREIALVVEDVRDDSYRIVHHQAAVDGDAQGFSVDKEEVEGSEEARGRRRCEMR, from the exons CCATCAGTGACCCCTGGCCTCTTCACTCCCTTCCACTTCTCCTCTGTCAACGGAAAAACCTCGTGCGTTGTCGTCGATAGCGGCCTGGTGACGAACAATCCGGCAACAGCTGCCGTCACGCACGTCCTCCACAGCAAGCGTGATTTTCCGTCGGTGAACGGCGTGGAGGATCTCTCAGTCCTGTCCATCGGAAACGGAGCTCAGGCAAAGAGAATGAACAACACCGGCGAGTGCTCGACGTCGACGGTGGTTGACATTGCGCTCGACGACGTTTTCGAGATTGTTGACCAGATGCTAGAAAATACCTTCTGTTGGAACTGTACGAACTATGTCAAGATTCAA GACGAGGAGATCCTCCACGCTGTTCACCGACGGGAAATCGCTCTTGTTGTGGAGGACGTGCGTGACGACAGCTATCGGATTGTTCATCATCAGGCTGCCGTCGACGGCGACGCACAAGGTTTTTCCGTCGACAAAGAAGAAGTGGAAGGGAGTGAAGAGGCTAGGGGTCGTCGACGGTGCGAGATGCGGTAG